One Qipengyuania gaetbuli genomic region harbors:
- a CDS encoding DUF2256 domain-containing protein, translating into MRRKGDLPTKVCEACGLPFAWRKKWERDWDNVRYCSERCRRSKGKASA; encoded by the coding sequence ATGCGCCGAAAGGGAGACCTGCCGACCAAGGTCTGCGAGGCCTGCGGGCTCCCTTTCGCCTGGCGCAAGAAATGGGAACGGGACTGGGACAACGTCCGGTACTGTTCGGAACGGTGCCGGCGCAGCAAGGGCAAGGCCAGCGCATGA
- the ndk gene encoding nucleoside-diphosphate kinase has product MAVTRTFSIIKPDATRRNLTGAVTKMLEDAGLRVVASKRIHMTREQAEGFYAVHKERPFFGELVDFMISGPVVVQVLEGEDAVKRNRDVMGATNPADADEGTIRKTYAESIEANSVHGSDSDENAKIEIDFFFNEDEIVG; this is encoded by the coding sequence ATGGCGGTTACCCGCACCTTTTCGATCATCAAGCCCGATGCCACCCGCCGCAACCTGACCGGCGCGGTCACCAAGATGCTGGAAGACGCCGGCCTGCGCGTCGTTGCTTCCAAGCGCATCCACATGACCCGCGAACAGGCCGAAGGCTTCTACGCGGTCCACAAGGAACGCCCCTTCTTCGGTGAACTGGTCGACTTCATGATCTCGGGTCCGGTCGTCGTGCAGGTCCTCGAAGGCGAAGACGCCGTGAAGCGCAACCGCGACGTGATGGGCGCCACCAACCCGGCCGATGCCGACGAAGGCACCATCCGCAAGACCTACGCCGAATCGATCGAAGCGAACTCGGTCCACGGTTCGGACAGCGACGAAAACGCCAAGATCGAAATCGACTTCTTCTTCAACGAAGACGAAATCGTCGGCTAA
- a CDS encoding DNA polymerase III subunit chi encodes MTRVDFYQLSRDPVDVTVVKLAGKVLQAGERLLVVAADPALRERLGKALWAKGGGSFLANGSADAPHAARQPILVSDGCAAPNEASMAILADGVWREEATAFARVMLLFDEAATEAARNLWRELAPREDIDNRIFKQTPEGGWREGR; translated from the coding sequence ATGACCCGGGTGGATTTCTACCAGCTCAGCCGTGACCCCGTCGACGTGACCGTCGTGAAGCTGGCGGGTAAGGTCCTGCAGGCCGGTGAACGGCTGCTGGTGGTCGCTGCCGATCCCGCGCTGCGCGAACGATTGGGCAAGGCGCTGTGGGCAAAGGGCGGCGGCAGTTTCCTCGCCAATGGCTCGGCCGATGCGCCCCATGCCGCGCGCCAGCCGATCCTCGTGTCCGACGGCTGTGCGGCGCCGAACGAAGCCTCCATGGCGATCCTCGCCGACGGTGTCTGGCGGGAAGAGGCGACTGCCTTTGCGCGCGTTATGCTGCTGTTCGACGAGGCCGCGACAGAAGCGGCGCGCAATCTCTGGCGCGAGCTTGCCCCGCGCGAGGATATCGACAACCGGATCTTCAAGCAGACCCCCGAAGGCGGCTGGCGCGAGGGGCGCTGA
- a CDS encoding leucyl aminopeptidase — MHIQFSQTLPQAARLIAHVVDKGKLPSSLPAAMRAGADAARFKGNTGQTFDGFIEAADGAARLALAGSGEASDDARLANLEKAGAALAAKYQCSGDEELVLDFTENRLSAEEVGHVLLGLRLRNWRYDIYRTKMKDDQKVTLKKVTVVGAPDDADTAWNELTALAEGVEFTRELVTEPANIIYPETFVERCQQRFAGTGAELIVLDEKQMEELGMGSLLGVGQGSVRESRILAIRWNGGEPGERPVAFVGKGVTFDTGGISIKPGPGMEDMKWDMGGAGAVAGGMLALVKRKAKANVVGVMGLVENMPDGNAQRPGDVVTSMSGQTIEVLNTDAEGRLVLADALHWTQQEFEPTRIVDFATLTGAIIISLGNEYAGLFSNDDSLAKDLIEAGEATGDTMWRMPLGKAYDKLIDSPIADMKNIGGKGAGSITAAQFLQRFIADDTPWAHIDIAGKAWSDKPGRTWGKGATGYGVRLIDRLVSETVEG; from the coding sequence ATGCACATCCAGTTCAGCCAGACCCTACCGCAAGCGGCGCGCCTCATTGCGCATGTCGTCGACAAGGGCAAGCTTCCCTCGTCGCTTCCCGCTGCAATGCGTGCCGGCGCGGACGCCGCGCGGTTCAAGGGCAATACCGGCCAGACCTTCGATGGTTTCATCGAAGCCGCGGATGGCGCTGCACGGCTGGCGCTGGCGGGTTCGGGCGAGGCTTCGGACGATGCACGCCTCGCCAACCTTGAGAAAGCGGGCGCAGCGCTCGCGGCGAAATACCAGTGCAGCGGGGACGAGGAACTGGTCCTCGACTTTACCGAGAACCGCCTCTCGGCCGAAGAAGTCGGCCATGTCCTGCTGGGCCTGCGCCTGCGCAACTGGCGCTACGACATCTATCGCACGAAGATGAAGGACGACCAGAAGGTCACCTTGAAGAAAGTCACCGTCGTCGGAGCACCCGACGATGCCGACACGGCATGGAACGAGCTGACGGCGCTTGCCGAAGGTGTCGAATTCACGCGCGAACTGGTGACCGAGCCGGCCAATATCATCTACCCCGAAACCTTCGTCGAACGCTGCCAGCAGCGCTTTGCGGGTACGGGTGCGGAATTGATCGTGCTCGATGAAAAGCAGATGGAAGAGCTCGGCATGGGCTCGCTGCTCGGCGTCGGCCAGGGCTCGGTGCGCGAATCGCGCATCCTCGCCATCCGCTGGAACGGCGGCGAGCCGGGCGAGCGTCCGGTCGCCTTCGTCGGCAAGGGCGTGACCTTCGACACCGGCGGTATCTCGATCAAGCCGGGGCCGGGCATGGAAGACATGAAGTGGGACATGGGCGGCGCCGGCGCGGTTGCGGGCGGTATGCTCGCCCTCGTCAAGCGCAAGGCCAAGGCCAATGTTGTGGGCGTCATGGGTCTCGTCGAGAACATGCCCGACGGCAATGCGCAGCGCCCGGGCGACGTCGTCACCTCGATGAGCGGACAGACCATCGAAGTGCTTAACACCGATGCCGAAGGCCGCCTGGTGCTGGCCGACGCGCTGCACTGGACGCAGCAGGAATTCGAACCGACCCGCATCGTCGATTTCGCCACGCTGACCGGCGCGATCATCATCTCGCTCGGCAATGAATATGCCGGCCTGTTCTCCAACGACGACAGCCTTGCCAAGGACCTCATCGAGGCGGGCGAGGCGACCGGCGACACCATGTGGCGGATGCCGCTGGGCAAGGCATACGACAAGCTGATCGACAGCCCGATCGCCGACATGAAGAATATCGGCGGCAAGGGAGCAGGCTCGATCACGGCGGCACAGTTCCTGCAGCGCTTCATCGCCGACGACACGCCCTGGGCGCACATCGACATCGCCGGGAAGGCGTGGTCGGACAAGCCGGGCCGGACCTGGGGCAAGGGCGCCACGGGCTACGGTGTGCGCCTGATCGACCGGCTGGTGTCGGAAACCGTCGAAGGCTGA